The following are encoded in a window of Streptomyces griseiscabiei genomic DNA:
- the cyc2 gene encoding germacradienol/geosmin synthase Cyc2, with product MTQPFELPHFYLPYPARLNPHLAEARAHSTEWAREMGMLEGSGVWDRADLDAHDYGLLCAYTHPDCDGPALSLITDWYVWVFFFDDHFLELFKRSQDRPGGKAHLDRLPLFMPLDLTTPVPEPRNPVEAGLADLWARTVPAMSLDWRRRFAVATEHLLNESMWELSNINEGRIANPVEYIEMRRKVGGAPWSAGLVEYATAEVPASVAESRPLRVLMETFSDAVHLRNDLFSYQREVEEEGENSNGVLVLETFFGCGTQQAAETVNDILTSRLHQFENTALTEVPALALEKGLTPGEVAAVAAYTKGLQDWQSGGHEWHMRSSRYMNQGAASARGPLDLGGAVLSGPALVAQAGFGTSAADVGALLATAAAERLRAHTHVPYQKVGPSQLPDFHMPFEVELCPHLDGARPRLTAWMHEMGMLSEGVWDEERLAAADLPLCAAGLDPDATAEELDLSSGWLAWGTYGDDYYPLVFGHRRDLAAARLTTARLSDCMPVDGEHAPVPVNGMERGLVDLWARTTAEMTPDERRGLKASVDKMTESWVWEVFNQIQHRVPDPVDYLEMRRATFGSDLTLSLCRLGHGPQISPEVYRSGPVRSLENAAIDYGWLINDVFSYQKEIEYEGEVHNAILVVQNFFGCDYPQALGVIHDLMTQRMRQFEHVVAAELPVVYDDFALSEEARAIMDGYVDDLRNWMSGILNWHRGVDRYKSAFLARRAHGFVPDRPPVPPFVPVPAG from the coding sequence ATGACGCAGCCCTTCGAACTCCCGCACTTCTACCTGCCGTATCCCGCACGGCTCAACCCCCACCTGGCAGAGGCCCGTGCCCACTCCACCGAGTGGGCACGGGAGATGGGCATGCTGGAGGGCTCCGGCGTCTGGGACCGGGCGGACCTGGACGCGCACGACTACGGCCTGCTGTGCGCGTACACCCACCCCGACTGCGACGGCCCCGCACTCTCGCTCATCACCGACTGGTACGTGTGGGTGTTCTTCTTCGACGACCACTTCCTGGAGCTGTTCAAACGGTCCCAGGACCGCCCCGGCGGCAAGGCCCACCTCGACCGGCTCCCGCTCTTCATGCCCCTGGACCTCACCACCCCCGTGCCGGAGCCGCGGAACCCGGTGGAGGCGGGCCTCGCCGACCTCTGGGCGCGCACGGTCCCGGCGATGTCGCTGGACTGGCGCCGCCGTTTCGCCGTGGCCACCGAGCATCTGCTCAACGAGTCGATGTGGGAGCTGTCCAACATCAACGAGGGCCGGATCGCCAACCCGGTCGAGTACATCGAGATGCGCCGCAAGGTCGGCGGCGCGCCCTGGTCGGCCGGTCTCGTGGAGTACGCGACCGCCGAAGTCCCGGCGTCCGTCGCGGAGTCGAGGCCGCTGCGGGTGCTGATGGAGACGTTCTCCGACGCCGTCCACCTGCGCAACGACCTGTTCTCCTACCAGCGGGAGGTCGAGGAGGAGGGCGAGAACAGCAACGGCGTGCTCGTCCTGGAGACCTTCTTCGGCTGCGGCACCCAGCAGGCCGCCGAGACCGTCAACGACATCCTCACCTCCCGGCTGCACCAGTTCGAGAACACCGCCCTCACCGAAGTCCCCGCCCTTGCCCTGGAGAAGGGACTCACTCCCGGCGAGGTCGCCGCCGTCGCGGCGTACACCAAGGGCCTCCAGGACTGGCAGTCCGGCGGCCACGAATGGCACATGCGGTCCAGCCGCTACATGAACCAGGGGGCCGCCTCCGCGCGCGGACCGCTCGACCTCGGCGGCGCGGTCCTCTCCGGTCCCGCCCTGGTCGCCCAGGCCGGTTTCGGGACGTCCGCCGCCGATGTCGGGGCACTGCTGGCGACGGCCGCGGCGGAGCGGCTGCGCGCCCACACCCATGTGCCGTACCAGAAGGTCGGGCCCTCACAACTCCCCGATTTCCACATGCCGTTCGAGGTGGAGCTGTGCCCGCATCTGGACGGCGCCCGCCCCCGCCTCACCGCCTGGATGCACGAGATGGGCATGCTGAGCGAGGGGGTCTGGGACGAGGAGCGGCTCGCCGCCGCCGACCTCCCGCTCTGCGCCGCCGGCCTCGACCCGGACGCGACGGCCGAGGAGCTCGACCTCAGCTCCGGCTGGCTGGCCTGGGGCACCTACGGCGACGACTACTACCCCCTGGTCTTCGGCCACCGCCGCGACCTCGCCGCCGCCCGTCTGACCACGGCCCGGCTCTCCGACTGCATGCCCGTCGACGGCGAGCACGCCCCCGTCCCGGTGAACGGCATGGAACGGGGCCTCGTCGACCTCTGGGCACGGACGACGGCGGAGATGACCCCCGACGAGCGGCGCGGTCTGAAGGCGTCCGTCGACAAGATGACGGAGAGCTGGGTGTGGGAGGTGTTCAACCAGATCCAGCACCGCGTCCCCGACCCGGTCGACTACCTGGAGATGCGGCGCGCCACCTTCGGCTCCGACCTCACCCTCAGCCTGTGCCGACTGGGCCACGGCCCGCAGATCTCCCCGGAGGTCTACCGCAGCGGCCCGGTCCGCTCCCTGGAGAACGCGGCGATCGACTACGGCTGGCTGATCAACGACGTCTTCTCCTACCAGAAGGAGATCGAGTACGAGGGCGAGGTGCACAACGCGATCCTCGTCGTACAGAACTTCTTCGGCTGCGACTACCCGCAGGCGCTCGGTGTGATCCACGATCTGATGACCCAGCGGATGCGGCAGTTCGAGCATGTCGTCGCCGCTGAACTCCCCGTCGTCTACGACGACTTCGCGCTGTCCGAGGAGGCGCGCGCCATCATGGACGGCTATGTGGACGATCTGCGGAACTGGATGTCCGGCATCCTCAACTGGCACCGGGGGGTGGACCGTTACAAGTCCGCGTTCCTGGCCCGCCGGGCGCACGGCTTCGTCCCGGACCGCCCGCCGGTGCCGCCGTTCGTCCCGGTTCCCGCCGGCTGA
- a CDS encoding DUF1707 and FHA domain-containing protein: MTSSFEFHTYPARLSDAERDRALRALRDGVALGRLSHDTFIRRMELALTARRSDELAALTADLPAEKRWSRLVLGTVGAVSGFGVKLRRAWQSERLPKLQLPHPASGHALRIGRDPGSGLRLSHETVSRVHAELSRQGGLWILRDLGSTNGTTVNGRRVIGAAVVRDGDQVSFGRMTFRLSSE; encoded by the coding sequence GTGACGTCGTCCTTCGAGTTCCACACTTACCCCGCGCGGCTGTCGGACGCCGAGCGCGACCGCGCGCTGAGGGCGCTCCGTGACGGCGTCGCGCTGGGCCGCCTGTCCCACGACACGTTCATCCGGCGGATGGAGCTGGCGCTCACCGCCCGCCGCTCCGACGAACTCGCCGCGCTCACCGCCGACCTGCCCGCCGAGAAGCGCTGGTCCCGGCTGGTGCTCGGCACCGTCGGCGCGGTCTCCGGCTTCGGTGTGAAGCTGCGCCGGGCCTGGCAGTCCGAGCGGCTTCCCAAGCTCCAGCTGCCGCACCCGGCGAGCGGCCACGCCCTGCGCATAGGCCGGGACCCGGGCAGCGGGCTGCGGCTCAGCCACGAGACGGTCTCCCGGGTGCACGCCGAGCTGAGCCGGCAGGGCGGCCTGTGGATCCTGCGCGACCTCGGCTCCACCAACGGCACCACCGTCAACGGCCGCCGGGTGATCGGCGCGGCCGTCGTCCGCGACGGGGACCAGGTGAGTTTCGGCCGTATGACGTTCCGGCTCTCCTCGGAGTGA
- a CDS encoding S8 family peptidase → MRTSPSRTAGRKLISVAAVSVALVAGMTTSVAVAQTPTAKADASPAVAGATEAAPGTVAERLIVGYKSGAAEATSNKAADADAAAKGKEAGESLDFQRRLGSGAALVDLGEDLTKTDVADVISEYQADPQVAYVVPDRLNTAQATPNDTEYSKQWDLSEATAGMNVPGAWDKVTGTGVTVAVIDTGYVAHSDLAANIVGGYDFIADTAVSVDGNGRDNNPADPGDWNNATECGAGVPASDSSWHGTHVAGTIAAATNNSKGIAGIAYDAKISPVRVLGKCGGYDSDIIDAITWASGGTVSGVPANTNVAKVINMSLGGGGACTSATQTAINAAVNRGTTVVVAAGNSNANAANYSPASCSNVISVAATNRAGARSYYSNFGSVVDIAAPGGETRTVESGGILSTLNAGTKGPGAESYAYYQGTSMAAPHIAGLAALLKSASSSLTPAQIESAIKTNSRALPGACSGGCGAGLADAAKTVQAVTGGGSTGGTTFTNTTAVSIPDNGAAIESSISVTGRTGNAPSALQVGVDITHTYRGDLVLTLVAPDGSTYPLKASSSDSADNLVTTYSVNASSEVANGTWKLRVQDVAASDTGRLNNWKLTF, encoded by the coding sequence TTGCGTACTTCCCCCTCTCGTACCGCCGGACGGAAGCTCATATCCGTCGCCGCGGTCTCCGTCGCCCTGGTGGCCGGCATGACCACATCGGTCGCCGTGGCCCAGACCCCGACCGCGAAGGCCGACGCCTCGCCCGCCGTCGCCGGCGCCACCGAGGCCGCGCCCGGCACCGTCGCCGAGCGCCTGATCGTCGGCTACAAGTCCGGTGCCGCCGAGGCCACCTCGAACAAGGCCGCCGACGCCGACGCCGCCGCCAAGGGCAAGGAGGCCGGCGAGAGCCTCGACTTCCAGCGCCGCCTCGGCAGCGGCGCCGCCCTCGTCGACCTGGGCGAGGACCTCACCAAGACGGACGTCGCCGACGTCATCTCCGAGTACCAGGCCGACCCGCAGGTCGCCTATGTCGTCCCGGACCGCCTGAACACGGCGCAGGCCACCCCCAACGACACCGAGTACAGCAAGCAGTGGGACCTCTCCGAGGCCACCGCGGGCATGAACGTACCGGGCGCCTGGGACAAGGTCACCGGCACCGGCGTGACGGTCGCCGTCATCGACACCGGTTACGTCGCCCACTCGGACCTCGCCGCGAACATCGTCGGCGGCTACGACTTCATCGCCGACACCGCGGTCTCCGTCGACGGCAACGGCCGCGACAACAACCCGGCCGACCCCGGCGACTGGAACAACGCCACCGAGTGCGGCGCCGGCGTCCCTGCCAGCGACTCCTCCTGGCACGGCACGCACGTCGCGGGCACCATCGCCGCGGCCACCAACAACAGCAAGGGCATCGCGGGCATCGCGTACGACGCGAAGATCTCCCCGGTGCGCGTGCTCGGCAAGTGCGGCGGCTACGACTCCGACATCATCGACGCCATCACCTGGGCGTCCGGCGGCACCGTCTCCGGCGTCCCCGCCAACACCAACGTCGCCAAGGTCATCAACATGAGCCTCGGCGGTGGCGGCGCCTGCACCTCCGCGACCCAGACCGCGATCAACGCCGCCGTGAACCGCGGCACCACGGTCGTCGTCGCGGCGGGCAACAGCAACGCCAACGCGGCCAACTACTCGCCCGCCAGCTGCTCCAACGTGATCTCGGTGGCGGCCACCAACCGCGCCGGCGCCCGCTCGTACTACTCGAACTTCGGCTCGGTCGTCGACATCGCGGCCCCCGGCGGCGAGACCCGCACCGTCGAGTCCGGCGGCATCCTGTCCACGCTGAACGCCGGCACCAAGGGCCCGGGCGCGGAGTCGTACGCCTACTACCAGGGCACCAGCATGGCCGCCCCGCACATCGCGGGCCTCGCCGCGCTGCTGAAGTCGGCCAGCTCCTCGCTGACCCCGGCCCAGATCGAGTCCGCGATCAAGACCAACTCGCGTGCTCTGCCGGGCGCCTGCTCGGGCGGCTGCGGCGCCGGCCTCGCCGACGCGGCCAAGACGGTGCAGGCGGTGACCGGTGGAGGTTCCACGGGGGGCACCACCTTCACCAACACCACGGCCGTCTCCATCCCGGACAACGGCGCGGCGATCGAGTCCTCGATCTCCGTCACCGGCCGCACCGGCAACGCCCCCTCGGCCCTCCAGGTCGGCGTGGACATCACCCACACCTACCGCGGTGACCTGGTCCTGACCCTGGTCGCCCCGGACGGCTCGACCTACCCGCTCAAGGCCTCCAGCTCGGACTCCGCGGACAACCTGGTCACCACCTACTCGGTGAACGCCTCCAGCGAGGTCGCCAACGGCACCTGGAAGCTGCGGGTCCAGGACGTCGCGGCCTCGGACACCGGCCGCCTCAACAACTGGAAGCTCACCTTCTGA
- a CDS encoding M24 family metallopeptidase: protein MTGTPSDGTAPAPAGAPPAPFTADDYRARMRRAARAAADEGLDGLLVAPGPDLVWLTGHHPPETERLTMLVLRDGEDPVLVVPTLEAPDAAGAPGGPALTLRDWTDGKDPYEAAVSVLGPRGRFGVSDNTWALHLLGLQRRLPGTAYVALTETLPMLRAVKDAAELERMAAAGAAADRAYEEIRQVPFAGRREADVAADLAALLRRFGHSQVDFTIVASGPNGANPHHEAGDRVIGHGDMVVLDFGGLKDGYGSDTSRTVHVGEPAAEERAVHDLVRAAQEAGFRAVRPGAACQDVDRAARAVITEAGYGDRFVHRTGHGIGVTTHEPPYMIEGEERPLVPGMCFSVEPGVYLPGRFGVRIEDIVTVTESGGRRLNTTSRELAVVE, encoded by the coding sequence ATGACCGGCACGCCCAGCGACGGGACCGCGCCCGCCCCGGCCGGGGCCCCGCCCGCCCCCTTCACCGCCGACGACTACCGGGCCCGGATGCGGCGCGCCGCACGGGCCGCCGCGGACGAAGGGCTCGACGGGCTGCTGGTGGCGCCCGGCCCCGACCTGGTGTGGCTGACGGGGCACCACCCGCCGGAGACCGAGCGGCTGACGATGCTGGTGCTGCGCGACGGCGAGGACCCGGTGCTGGTGGTCCCCACCCTGGAGGCCCCGGACGCCGCCGGGGCCCCCGGCGGCCCCGCACTCACCCTCCGCGACTGGACCGACGGCAAGGACCCCTACGAGGCGGCCGTCTCCGTCCTCGGCCCACGCGGCCGTTTCGGCGTCAGCGACAACACCTGGGCACTGCATCTGCTGGGCCTGCAGCGGCGGCTGCCCGGCACGGCGTACGTCGCGCTCACCGAGACGCTGCCCATGCTCCGGGCGGTGAAGGACGCCGCCGAACTGGAGCGGATGGCGGCGGCGGGCGCGGCGGCCGACCGGGCGTACGAGGAGATCCGGCAGGTCCCCTTCGCGGGGCGCCGGGAGGCCGACGTCGCCGCCGATCTCGCCGCGCTGCTGCGCCGGTTCGGCCACTCCCAGGTCGACTTCACCATCGTCGCCTCGGGCCCCAACGGCGCCAACCCGCACCACGAGGCCGGAGACCGGGTCATCGGCCACGGCGACATGGTCGTCCTCGACTTCGGCGGCCTCAAGGACGGCTACGGCTCCGACACCTCCCGCACGGTCCACGTCGGCGAACCGGCCGCCGAGGAACGCGCGGTGCACGACCTCGTACGGGCCGCCCAGGAGGCCGGATTCCGCGCGGTACGGCCGGGCGCGGCCTGCCAGGACGTCGACCGGGCCGCCCGCGCGGTCATCACCGAGGCCGGGTACGGCGACCGGTTCGTCCACCGCACCGGGCACGGCATCGGCGTCACCACCCATGAACCGCCGTACATGATCGAGGGGGAGGAGCGGCCCCTCGTGCCCGGGATGTGCTTCTCGGTCGAACCGGGCGTCTATCTGCCGGGCCGTTTCGGTGTACGGATCGAGGACATCGTGACGGTGACGGAGAGCGGCGGCCGACGTCTCAACACCACCTCACGCGAACTGGCGGTGGTCGAGTGA
- the treZ gene encoding malto-oligosyltrehalose trehalohydrolase, translating to MQFEVWAPQADRLALHREGAVHAMERDPERPGWWTVEAKASDGTRYGFAVDDGPVRPDPRSRRQPDGPDGPSAVVDHGRYAWRAEWSGRGLPGAVLYELHVGTYTPEGTLDAAAGRLAHLVELGVTHVELMPLCPFPGTHGWGYEGVSLWAVHEPYGGPEALKRFVDTAHGLGLGVVLDVVHNHLGPSGNYLPVFGPYFTERHHTPWGAAVNLDAPGSDEVRAYFRDSALAWLRDYRLDGLRLDAVHALRDTRARHFLEELSAAVDALAGEVDRPLFLIAESDLNDPRLVTPRTRGGLGLHAQWNDDFHHALHTTLTGESQGYYEDFARAGLAGLAKTLTGGWFHDGTYSSFRERRHGRPLDRTSVSAHRLLGYTQTHDQVGNRAQGDRLAATLSPGLLACAATLTLAGPFTPMLFMGEEWAASTPWQFFTDHTDPELAEAVRRGRRREFAAHGWAEEDVPDPQDPATRDRSCLDWSEPAREPHARMLAWYRALITLRRTFPDLSDPDLSDVKVAYDEEARWFGFRRGDVRVAVNLGKETATIPVGVPHARVLASWEPVEAPGADGVLTLGGESCVVLTVT from the coding sequence GTGCAGTTCGAGGTGTGGGCACCGCAGGCCGACCGTTTGGCTCTCCACCGCGAGGGCGCCGTGCACGCCATGGAGCGCGATCCGGAGCGGCCGGGGTGGTGGACCGTCGAGGCAAAGGCGTCGGACGGCACCCGCTACGGCTTCGCCGTCGACGACGGCCCGGTACGGCCCGATCCGCGCTCCCGCCGCCAGCCGGACGGCCCCGACGGGCCGAGCGCCGTCGTCGACCACGGGCGGTACGCGTGGCGGGCCGAGTGGTCCGGGCGCGGGCTGCCGGGCGCGGTGCTGTACGAGCTGCACGTGGGCACGTACACCCCCGAGGGCACCCTGGACGCGGCGGCCGGACGCCTCGCCCATCTCGTCGAACTGGGCGTCACCCACGTCGAGTTGATGCCGCTGTGCCCGTTCCCGGGGACGCACGGCTGGGGCTACGAGGGAGTCTCCCTGTGGGCCGTGCACGAGCCGTACGGCGGTCCCGAGGCGCTGAAGCGGTTCGTGGACACGGCGCACGGGCTGGGCCTCGGGGTCGTGCTGGACGTGGTGCACAACCATCTGGGCCCGTCGGGCAACTACCTGCCCGTGTTCGGCCCGTACTTCACCGAGCGGCACCACACGCCGTGGGGCGCGGCGGTCAATCTGGACGCGCCCGGCTCGGACGAGGTGCGGGCGTACTTCCGGGACAGCGCGCTCGCCTGGCTGCGGGACTACCGTCTCGACGGGCTGCGGCTGGACGCGGTGCACGCGCTCAGGGACACCCGCGCACGGCACTTCCTGGAGGAGCTGTCGGCGGCGGTCGACGCGCTCGCCGGGGAGGTGGACCGGCCGCTGTTCCTGATCGCCGAGTCGGACCTCAACGACCCGCGCCTGGTCACCCCCCGCACGCGGGGCGGCCTGGGGCTGCACGCCCAGTGGAACGACGACTTCCACCACGCCCTGCACACCACGCTGACCGGCGAGTCCCAGGGCTACTACGAGGACTTCGCGCGGGCCGGTCTCGCGGGGCTGGCGAAGACCCTGACCGGCGGCTGGTTCCACGACGGCACGTACTCGTCCTTCCGGGAGCGCCGCCACGGCCGGCCCCTGGACCGTACGAGCGTCTCCGCGCACCGGCTGCTGGGCTACACCCAGACCCACGACCAGGTCGGCAACCGCGCCCAGGGCGACCGGCTCGCCGCGACCCTCTCCCCCGGTCTGCTGGCGTGCGCGGCCACGCTGACGCTCGCCGGGCCGTTCACCCCGATGCTCTTCATGGGCGAGGAGTGGGCCGCGTCCACGCCCTGGCAGTTCTTCACCGACCACACCGATCCGGAGCTGGCGGAGGCCGTACGGCGGGGGCGGCGCCGGGAGTTCGCGGCGCACGGCTGGGCCGAGGAGGACGTCCCCGACCCGCAGGACCCGGCGACCCGCGACCGCTCCTGCCTCGACTGGTCCGAGCCGGCCCGTGAGCCGCACGCCCGGATGCTGGCCTGGTACCGCGCGCTCATCACCCTCCGGCGCACCTTCCCCGACCTCTCCGACCCCGACCTGTCCGACGTCAAGGTCGCCTACGACGAGGAGGCCCGGTGGTTCGGCTTCCGGCGGGGCGACGTCCGGGTGGCGGTGAACCTGGGCAAGGAGACGGCGACGATCCCGGTGGGGGTGCCGCACGCGCGGGTACTGGCGTCCTGGGAGCCGGTGGAGGCGCCGGGGGCGGACGGGGTGCTGACGCTGGGCGGGGAGTCGTGCGTGGTCCTGACGGTGACATGA
- a CDS encoding PDZ domain-containing protein produces MEQTVLRPKPMPGRESGEGRPSGTARRPHAAPRRARQRLITLLFALFGCAALVLSGVGLGTMGATVIGMSRLAEPRESAPDGDGRTSGGVPKSAAGSGSSVTAPTGAPIGAPTRPTLGVEVVDAPGGAAGSGARVVGVHVPGPGYSAGLVRGDTVLALGGTRTGSAADLARAVTAARPGVAMRLLVRHANGTRRHLVAVPGVVT; encoded by the coding sequence ATGGAACAGACCGTGTTGAGGCCCAAGCCCATGCCGGGCCGGGAGTCCGGTGAGGGCCGTCCGTCCGGCACCGCCCGGCGCCCGCACGCCGCGCCCCGCCGCGCTCGGCAACGCCTGATCACCCTGCTGTTCGCTCTCTTCGGCTGCGCGGCCCTCGTCCTGTCGGGCGTCGGACTCGGCACGATGGGCGCCACGGTGATCGGCATGAGCCGGCTCGCCGAGCCGCGGGAGAGCGCGCCGGACGGCGACGGCCGGACCTCGGGTGGCGTTCCCAAGTCGGCCGCAGGGAGCGGGAGTTCGGTTACCGCGCCCACAGGCGCGCCCATCGGCGCGCCCACCCGCCCCACCCTCGGAGTCGAAGTCGTCGACGCCCCCGGAGGCGCCGCGGGGAGTGGCGCCCGTGTCGTCGGCGTGCATGTCCCGGGCCCCGGCTACAGCGCGGGCCTCGTCCGCGGTGACACCGTCCTCGCCCTGGGCGGTACCCGGACCGGATCGGCGGCCGACCTCGCGCGGGCCGTCACCGCCGCCCGCCCCGGCGTGGCGATGAGACTCCTCGTCCGGCACGCGAACGGCACCCGTCGGCACCTGGTCGCCGTACCGGGCGTCGTCACCTGA
- a CDS encoding aminoglycoside phosphotransferase family protein: MTQAPTPTADSVRRLVRTLLKNGEGRPGGKGGDGPDVTPVAGDDTHGSWWVGTRHVLRLATDRHAVGRQRREVRLRDLVRPHIGVAVPVSVAHGEWSGGLTYTLDTRLPGGTAEDHEVSAVGEADLAALLTGLREVPPRQAEALGVPRLAPRSLEALRAAAGRAARLLAEADEFDTGRLGQLPAANAAQLTAPGAVLVHHGLTGDRLVLSADGRVRGVLDWADAALGDPAEDIAGLATAVGSPAAVRAATLAGYGARPCLRGLWLARCDTVIALAEGVRGRAGAPLPVLRHRLRRGWEPILLERVTDLRGED; the protein is encoded by the coding sequence ATGACCCAGGCACCGACACCCACCGCGGACAGCGTCCGCCGGCTGGTCCGTACCCTGCTGAAGAACGGGGAGGGCCGGCCCGGCGGCAAGGGCGGCGACGGCCCCGACGTGACGCCCGTCGCCGGGGACGACACGCACGGCAGCTGGTGGGTCGGCACCCGCCATGTGCTGCGCCTCGCGACCGACCGGCACGCCGTCGGACGGCAGCGCCGCGAGGTGAGGCTGCGGGACCTGGTCCGGCCGCACATCGGTGTCGCGGTCCCGGTGAGCGTCGCGCACGGCGAATGGTCCGGGGGCCTCACCTACACGCTCGACACACGGCTGCCGGGCGGGACGGCGGAGGACCACGAGGTGTCCGCCGTGGGCGAGGCCGATCTGGCGGCGCTGCTCACCGGGTTGCGCGAGGTGCCGCCGCGGCAGGCCGAGGCGCTCGGGGTGCCGCGGCTCGCCCCGCGCTCGCTGGAGGCACTGCGGGCGGCGGCGGGGCGGGCGGCACGGCTGCTGGCCGAGGCCGACGAGTTCGACACGGGGCGGCTCGGGCAGCTGCCCGCCGCGAACGCGGCGCAGCTGACGGCACCGGGGGCCGTGCTGGTGCACCACGGGCTCACCGGGGACCGCCTGGTGCTGAGCGCGGACGGCCGGGTGCGGGGGGTTCTGGACTGGGCCGACGCGGCGCTCGGGGATCCCGCCGAGGACATCGCGGGCCTCGCCACGGCCGTGGGCTCCCCGGCCGCCGTCCGCGCGGCGACCCTCGCGGGGTACGGGGCCCGGCCCTGTCTGCGCGGGTTGTGGCTGGCCCGCTGCGACACGGTGATCGCTCTCGCGGAGGGGGTGCGGGGGCGGGCCGGTGCGCCCCTCCCCGTCCTGCGCCACCGGTTGCGTCGTGGGTGGGAGCCGATTCTGCTGGAGAGGGTGACGGATCTGCGGGGTGAGGACTGA
- a CDS encoding damage-control phosphatase ARMT1 family protein gives MPDASAPAAAPVIRSDDPASFPHSVLAERHPALIRKVLDATPYGPEQRRALDELLRNSTEGVLAPPADDDWWDTWNVRRYAGRSWFSLPFLAAESCFYRQLLRAVGYFGPGPWQGVDPFRPFKLAELDTPEAAAELTALGPLSEQPLPDQLTALLHGSLWGNRADLGFRLQSTEEKSVDSALVADDSDALLSLLTGRTLCLVADNAGRELIPDLLLIDHLLTHGHFDRAVLHLKPYPYFVSDATTADTLDALRHLVTAKTDAGTRLHTALTEGRLVLRAHPFSCAPLPYADMPADLRADFASADLTIMKGDLNYRRLVGDRLWPPTTPFTEVTAYFPGPVAALRTLKSDVVTGLTPRTETTLTEAEGHHWRTSGTRALIQLRT, from the coding sequence ATGCCTGACGCGTCCGCTCCCGCCGCGGCCCCGGTCATCCGCAGCGACGACCCGGCCTCCTTCCCGCACAGCGTCCTCGCCGAACGCCACCCCGCCCTCATCCGCAAGGTCCTGGACGCCACCCCCTACGGCCCCGAACAGCGGCGCGCCCTGGACGAGTTGCTGCGCAACAGCACCGAGGGCGTGCTCGCCCCACCGGCCGACGACGACTGGTGGGACACCTGGAACGTACGCCGCTACGCCGGCCGCTCCTGGTTCTCCCTCCCCTTCCTCGCCGCCGAGAGCTGCTTCTACCGCCAACTCCTGCGCGCCGTCGGCTACTTCGGCCCCGGTCCCTGGCAGGGCGTCGACCCGTTCCGCCCCTTCAAGCTCGCCGAACTGGACACCCCCGAGGCCGCCGCCGAACTCACCGCGCTGGGCCCCCTGTCGGAACAGCCCCTCCCGGACCAGCTCACGGCCCTCCTCCACGGCTCCCTCTGGGGCAACCGGGCGGACCTCGGCTTCCGTCTCCAGAGCACCGAGGAGAAGTCGGTCGACTCCGCGCTGGTCGCGGACGACAGCGACGCGCTGCTCTCCCTGCTGACGGGCAGGACACTCTGCCTGGTCGCCGACAACGCGGGCCGCGAACTGATCCCCGACCTTCTCCTCATCGACCACCTCCTCACCCACGGCCACTTCGACCGCGCCGTCCTGCACCTGAAGCCGTACCCGTACTTCGTCTCGGACGCCACCACCGCCGACACCCTCGACGCGCTGCGGCACCTGGTGACCGCGAAGACCGACGCCGGCACCCGCCTCCACACCGCGCTCACCGAGGGCCGCCTGGTCCTCCGCGCCCACCCCTTCTCCTGCGCCCCCCTGCCGTACGCGGACATGCCCGCCGACCTGCGCGCGGACTTCGCCTCGGCCGACCTGACGATCATGAAGGGCGACCTCAACTACCGCCGCCTGGTGGGCGACCGCCTCTGGCCTCCCACCACCCCCTTCACCGAGGTCACCGCCTACTTCCCCGGCCCGGTGGCCGCCCTCCGCACCCTCAAGTCCGACGTCGTCACGGGCCTGACTCCCCGAACGGAAACCACCCTCACCGAGGCCGAGGGCCACCACTGGCGCACGAGCGGCACAAGGGCTCTGATCCAACTGCGAACCTGA